In a single window of the Drosophila albomicans strain 15112-1751.03 chromosome 3, ASM965048v2, whole genome shotgun sequence genome:
- the LOC117570980 gene encoding nuclear envelope phosphatase-regulatory subunit 1 homolog has protein sequence MEPSACEDLKAFERRLTEVVSSYRPSTLRWRLILSALSVCTAISAWYWLKDPRTTVVPLTESLWIHPIFTVATVTLIVLFILGIQKLVVAPQIITSRTRTVLTDFALDLEPHTGKLILKPRQSNNNGNT, from the exons ATGGAACCATCAGCTTGTGAAGATCTAAAGGCATTCGAGCGGCGACTCACCGAAGTGGTTTCATCCTACAGGCCATCCACGCTCCGCTGGCGTC TTATACTATCCGCATTATCAGTGTGCACGGCAATAAGCGCTTGGTATTGGCTCAAAGATCCTCGGACTACAGTTGTGCCATTGACGGAATCATTATGGATACATCCGATCTTCACGGTGGCCACAGTCACGTTGATTGTGCTCTTCATACTGGGCATCCAGAAGCTGGTGGTCGCGCCACAGATAATCACGTCGCGCACACGCACTGTGCTCACAGACTTTGCCCTCGATCTGGAGCCACACACTGGCAAATTGATACTGAAGCCCCGccaaagcaataacaacggAAACACATGA